In Helianthus annuus cultivar XRQ/B chromosome 3, HanXRQr2.0-SUNRISE, whole genome shotgun sequence, a single window of DNA contains:
- the LOC110927689 gene encoding two-component response regulator-like PRR73, translating into MKDHLFSDDDDEVSKELNAKGGSNNESGTQSSWPKRVVEVDSSQANVLSRDITSAQVARPGTSELEIIEMGKDLKIGVPKSSSFEVDDTNKKMDKFSESDMKKVGCENGAPGTETKTSIAHKETPKSNHLLKSINIEDKSIYYSKESPLPSCLTT; encoded by the exons ATGAAAGATCATTTGTTCagtgatgacgatgatgaagtAAGCAAAGAGTTGAATGCTAAGGGTGGGAGCAACAATGAAAGTGGAACTCAG AGTTCATGGCCAAAGAGGGTTGTAGAAGTTGATAGCTCCCAAGCAAATGTTTTGTCTCGTGATATCACTTCTGCTCAAGTTGCAAGGCCTGGAACATCTGAACTCG AAATTATTGAAATGGGAAAAGACTTGAAGATTGGAGTCCCTAAAAGTTCAAGTTTTGAGGTCGACGACACAAACAAAAAGATGGACAAGTTTAGTGAGTCAGACATGAAGAAAGTTGGTTGTGAAAATGGTGCGCCAGGGACCGAAACCAAGACAAGTATTGCTCACAAGGAAACTCCAAAATCAAATCACTTGCTGAAAAGCATTAATATCGAAGATAAATCTATATATTATTCTAAGGAATCACCACTACCTTCTTGCTTAACGACGTAG